The Shinella zoogloeoides genome contains the following window.
GCCTCGAAGAACTCCGTCAGCGAGCAGATCGGCAAACGCCTCGGCAATTCGCTGTTCCTCGCCTTCTTCGCGGCCATCATATCGGTGCCGCTCGCCATCGGCCTCGGCATGCTGGCGGTGCAGTATCGCAACCGACTGCCGGACAAGATCATCAATGTCGTGTCTCTGGCGGCCATCTCCCTGCCGGAGTTCTTCGTCGGTTACCTGCTGATCCTGTTCTTCGCCGTGAAAATGGGCATCGCGACCTTCCCTGCGACGGTCTACGACTCCATGACAATCGGCCAGCGGCTGTCGGCCATCGCGCTGCCGACCGCAACCCTCGTCCTCGTCGTGCTCGCCCATATGATGCGCATGACGCGGGCCGCGATCCTCAACGTCATGTCGTCCGCCTATGTCGAGACGGCAGAGTTGAAGGGCCTTTCGGGCCTGCGCATCATCGCAAAGCACGCCGCGCCGAACGCGGTGGCCCCGGTCATCAACGTCATCGCGCTGAACCTTGCCTATCTCGTGGTCGGCGTCGTCGTCGTGGAGGTAGTCTTCGTCTATCCCGGCATGGGCCAGTACATGGTCGACGCCGTGACGGTGCGCGACATGCCGGTGGTGCAGGCCTGCGGCCTGATCTTCGCCGCCTTCTACATCTTCCTCAACATGTTCGCCGACATCCTCGCGATCGTCGCGAACCCCAGATTGAGGCACCCGCGATGAGACTTTCCACCATTCCCGTCAGCGCATGGATCGGCATTCTGGGCATCGCCCTAGCCCTCTTCTGCGCCCTCTTCGCCCCCTTCATCGCGCCGCATGGCGAAAGCGAGATCGTCGGCTCCGTCTGGCAGCCGATGGGCGGCGATTTCCTGCTCGGCACGGACAATCTCGGCCGCGACCTCTTCTCGCGGCTGATCTTCGGCGCCCGCACCACGGTCTTCGTGGCGCTGGCGGCGACCGTGCTCTCCTTCTCGCTCGGCATGCTGCTGTCCTTCACGGCGGCGGTGACGGGCGGGTTCATCGACCAGATCTTCTCGCGCTTCAACGACCTGATGATGGCGATCCCGACGCTGAT
Protein-coding sequences here:
- a CDS encoding ABC transporter permease; translation: MTGNGPAHGPELTATTAAGEAPQPAGVAGSVASTGTPAVEGTPSAWARLSKSSPLAALILQRLALSVALLFAVSLMIFGGVEALPGDFATTYLGQSATPQAVENIRKDLGLDQPATTRYFKWLGGAVKGDFGNSWASKNSVSEQIGKRLGNSLFLAFFAAIISVPLAIGLGMLAVQYRNRLPDKIINVVSLAAISLPEFFVGYLLILFFAVKMGIATFPATVYDSMTIGQRLSAIALPTATLVLVVLAHMMRMTRAAILNVMSSAYVETAELKGLSGLRIIAKHAAPNAVAPVINVIALNLAYLVVGVVVVEVVFVYPGMGQYMVDAVTVRDMPVVQACGLIFAAFYIFLNMFADILAIVANPRLRHPR